From a region of the Salmo trutta chromosome 10, fSalTru1.1, whole genome shotgun sequence genome:
- the LOC115200921 gene encoding histone H3.3, whose translation MARTKQTARKSTGGKAPRKQLATKAARKSAPSTGGVKKPHRYRPGTVALREIRRYQKSTELLIRKLPFQRLVREIAQDFKTDLRFQSAAIGALQEASEAYLVGLFEDTNLCAIHAKRVTIMPKDIQLARRIRGERA comes from the exons ATGGCACGTACCAAGCAGACCGCCCGTAAATCCACTGGTGGAAAAGCACCCAGGAAACAACTGGCCACCAAGGCTGCAAGGAAAAGTGCTCCATCTACTGGCGGTGTGAAGAAACCTCACCGATACAG gccggGTACAGTGGCTCTGAGAGAAATTCGTCGGTACCAGAAATCCACTGAGCTGCTGATCAGGAAACTGCCTTTTCAGCGGCTGGTCCGTGAGATTGCCCAGGACTTCAAGACAGACCTCCGCTTCCAGAGTGCTGCCATTGGTGCTCTGCAG GAAGCCAGTGAGGCATACCTTGTTGGCCTGTTTGAGGACACCAACCTGTGTGCCATCCATGCCAAGAGGGTCACCATCATGCCCAAAGACATCCAGCTGGCCAGGCGAATCCGGGGCGAGCGTGCATaa